In Schaalia sp. JY-X169, the following are encoded in one genomic region:
- a CDS encoding ABC transporter substrate-binding protein, with amino-acid sequence MSLKRTWLAVPAVLALSLAACSSGGGTSSESGADQSGDAGAGEVSAEMITANSTEPQNPLIPTNTNEVGGGRVVDLLFSGLVYYAADGSVHNEAAESIETEDSQTYTIKLKADQTFSDGTPVTAASYVDAWNLGAKNEHLSAYFFAPIEGTTEDGLIESGDTMSGLTVVDDTTFTVTLKQPESDFPLRLGYSAFFPLPQSTLDDPEKGGEEPIGNGPYKLGGEGWVHNERLQLVPSESYTGERTPANGGIDFIFYPTQTAAYADLLSGQLDVLDAIPDEALATFEQELGDRAINQPAAVFQSFTIPESLEHFAGEEGILRRQAISMAINREEITTAIFSGTRTPARDFTSPVIDGWDGNLTNATVLDFDADKAKELWAEAEAISPFTGKFEIAYNSDGGHQAWVDAVANQLVNNLGIDAVGKPYPDFKSLRDEVTSRTIKTAFRTGWQADYPALGNFLGPLYATGAGSNDGDYSNADFDALLNDAAAAATPEEGTALLQDAQEILLEDLPAVPLWYSNVTGGYAEVAQNVEFGWNSVPLYYEISK; translated from the coding sequence ATGAGTCTGAAGAGGACGTGGCTGGCAGTACCGGCCGTACTCGCACTCTCCCTAGCCGCCTGCTCCAGTGGCGGTGGCACCAGCTCTGAGAGCGGTGCGGACCAGAGCGGAGATGCCGGAGCCGGAGAAGTTTCAGCGGAGATGATCACCGCTAACTCAACCGAACCCCAGAACCCACTTATCCCCACCAACACCAACGAGGTCGGTGGCGGTAGGGTTGTTGACCTGCTGTTCTCCGGTTTGGTTTACTACGCAGCCGACGGCTCCGTACACAACGAGGCTGCCGAGTCGATCGAGACCGAAGACTCCCAGACCTACACCATCAAGCTGAAGGCCGACCAGACCTTCTCTGACGGCACTCCGGTGACCGCAGCCTCCTACGTTGACGCATGGAACCTGGGTGCGAAGAATGAGCACCTCTCTGCATACTTCTTTGCTCCCATCGAAGGCACCACTGAAGATGGTCTGATCGAGAGTGGTGACACCATGTCCGGCCTGACGGTCGTAGACGACACCACCTTCACCGTCACACTCAAGCAGCCGGAATCAGACTTCCCGCTACGCTTGGGCTACTCGGCGTTCTTCCCGCTTCCTCAATCCACGCTGGACGATCCTGAGAAGGGTGGCGAGGAGCCAATCGGTAACGGCCCCTACAAGTTGGGCGGCGAAGGATGGGTTCACAACGAACGCCTCCAGCTGGTTCCTTCCGAGAGCTACACCGGTGAGCGCACCCCGGCCAATGGTGGGATCGACTTCATCTTCTACCCGACCCAGACCGCTGCATACGCAGACCTGCTGTCCGGTCAGTTAGACGTCCTTGACGCCATCCCGGATGAAGCTCTGGCAACCTTCGAGCAGGAACTTGGCGACCGCGCCATCAACCAGCCCGCAGCTGTCTTCCAGTCCTTCACCATCCCGGAGAGCCTTGAGCACTTCGCTGGCGAAGAGGGCATCCTCCGTCGCCAGGCAATCTCGATGGCAATCAACCGTGAAGAAATCACGACCGCGATCTTCTCCGGTACCCGCACCCCTGCCCGCGACTTCACCTCGCCTGTCATCGACGGTTGGGATGGCAACCTCACCAACGCTACCGTCCTCGACTTTGACGCTGACAAGGCCAAGGAACTCTGGGCAGAAGCAGAAGCAATCAGCCCCTTCACCGGCAAGTTCGAAATTGCTTACAACTCTGACGGTGGACACCAGGCTTGGGTTGACGCAGTTGCAAACCAGCTGGTCAACAACCTTGGAATCGATGCGGTTGGAAAGCCCTACCCGGACTTCAAGTCGCTTCGTGACGAAGTGACAAGCCGGACCATCAAGACGGCCTTCCGCACCGGCTGGCAGGCTGACTACCCGGCTCTGGGTAACTTCCTCGGCCCGCTCTACGCAACGGGCGCAGGCTCGAACGATGGCGACTACTCCAACGCTGACTTCGATGCTCTCCTCAACGATGCCGCGGCAGCTGCAACCCCTGAAGAAGGCACCGCCCTCCTCCAGGACGCACAGGAAATCCTCCTTGAGGATCTCCCGGCAGTTCCGCTGTGGTACTCGAACGTAACTGGTGGTTACGCCGAGGTCGCGCAGAACGTTGAGTTTGGATGGAACTCCGTCCCGCTGTACTACGAGATCTCCAAGTAA
- a CDS encoding metallophosphoesterase: protein MRFIATADWQLGKQAAFLPPEARARYAQARLDAVARVGLVAEEKNADFVVVCGDVFESNQLDRQILSRTFEVLRGYTVPVYLLPGNHDPLDAASIYASPEFLRGCPRGVQVLRESGVAETISCLDGSTVQLIAAPWFSKTPRTDLTREAVEHAGSSDDGEEGTTLDGGESLRLVVAHGAVRSLSAAPDALGLVDDAFLMAQISKGAIDFVVLGDRHGTLEVAPGIWYPGTPEVTAEREINPGNVLVVDIDGKSRRADVALEHVGSWELRALDFALNNDDDVDRLLAELEQVTNKEKTGLKLALTGTLSVREKARLDDVLDRMGDLFARLDVWESHTDLAVLSEDDDFSGLGLGGFTLAAAGDLQAQARSEAGTDATVAADSLGLLYRLAGGTS from the coding sequence GTGCGTTTCATTGCTACTGCCGACTGGCAACTGGGGAAGCAGGCGGCATTTCTGCCGCCTGAGGCTCGCGCGCGCTATGCCCAAGCTCGCCTCGACGCGGTTGCGCGGGTGGGTCTGGTAGCGGAAGAAAAGAACGCGGACTTCGTTGTTGTGTGCGGCGACGTGTTCGAATCCAACCAGTTGGACAGGCAGATTCTCAGCCGAACGTTTGAAGTCTTGCGGGGGTACACGGTTCCCGTCTACCTCCTGCCTGGTAATCACGACCCGCTTGATGCTGCTTCAATCTATGCCTCTCCGGAGTTCCTGCGGGGGTGCCCGCGTGGTGTGCAGGTCCTTAGGGAAAGCGGAGTGGCTGAAACGATCTCTTGCCTTGACGGCTCGACGGTTCAGCTCATTGCCGCGCCTTGGTTTAGCAAAACTCCCCGTACAGATCTGACCAGGGAAGCCGTTGAGCATGCAGGGAGCTCGGATGATGGGGAAGAGGGTACGACTCTCGATGGCGGCGAGTCGCTGCGCCTTGTGGTTGCTCACGGCGCGGTTCGCTCGCTGTCCGCGGCTCCCGACGCATTAGGGCTGGTCGACGACGCGTTCCTAATGGCGCAGATCAGCAAGGGGGCAATTGACTTTGTGGTTCTGGGAGACAGACACGGGACGCTTGAGGTGGCGCCAGGTATCTGGTATCCCGGTACCCCTGAGGTCACTGCGGAACGCGAGATCAATCCGGGCAACGTCCTCGTCGTTGATATTGATGGAAAGTCGCGACGTGCAGATGTGGCGTTGGAACACGTAGGCAGTTGGGAACTGCGTGCACTGGACTTTGCCCTCAACAATGATGACGACGTGGACCGCCTGTTGGCAGAGTTGGAACAGGTGACGAACAAAGAGAAGACGGGACTGAAGTTGGCGCTGACGGGCACGTTGTCCGTGCGGGAAAAGGCGCGGCTTGATGACGTCCTCGACCGCATGGGTGACCTGTTCGCACGCCTCGATGTTTGGGAGAGCCACACTGACTTGGCGGTGCTGTCTGAAGACGATGACTTTTCTGGTCTGGGCCTGGGTGGGTTCACACTGGCGGCGGCGGGTGATCTTCAGGCGCAGGCACGAAGCGAAGCCGGGACGGATGCAACGGTGGCAGCCGACTCGTTGGGGCTGCTCTATCGGCTTGCAGGGGGGACGTCGTGA
- a CDS encoding ABC transporter permease yields MPRYIGRRLLQTIPVFFGATFLIFAMVYLMPGDPVAALGGDRGLDPTVQARIRAEYNLDKPFWMQYLLYLKGVVTFDFGKTFSGRPVVEQMAHAFPITIRLAFMAIAIEAIFGILLGVIAGMRKGKWFDSTILVFSMVLISVPTFVIGFLLQYFVGVKWGLLPTTVGANVSFKSLLMPAIVLSAVSLAYIIRLTRQSISETAGADFVRTARAKGLTSGSVMNRHILRNSLIPVVTFIGADLGALMGGAIVTEGIFGINGVGGMLWQGIIRGEPSSVVSVTTALVLVYIVANLLVDLLYAVLDPRIRYA; encoded by the coding sequence ATGCCTAGATATATCGGGCGCCGCCTGTTGCAGACCATTCCGGTTTTCTTCGGCGCCACATTTTTGATCTTCGCCATGGTGTATTTGATGCCTGGCGATCCTGTTGCCGCCCTGGGCGGTGACCGCGGGCTTGACCCGACCGTCCAAGCGCGCATCCGCGCCGAGTACAACCTTGATAAGCCTTTCTGGATGCAGTACCTGCTCTACCTGAAAGGTGTTGTGACGTTTGACTTTGGGAAGACCTTCTCCGGTCGACCCGTTGTTGAGCAAATGGCACACGCATTCCCCATCACGATTCGCTTGGCGTTCATGGCGATCGCCATTGAGGCAATCTTCGGAATCCTCTTGGGTGTCATTGCAGGAATGCGCAAGGGCAAGTGGTTTGACTCCACAATCCTGGTCTTCTCCATGGTCTTGATCTCGGTCCCCACATTCGTGATCGGCTTCCTCCTCCAGTACTTTGTCGGAGTGAAGTGGGGTCTGCTTCCAACCACTGTGGGCGCAAACGTGAGCTTCAAATCACTGCTTATGCCAGCGATTGTGCTATCCGCAGTCTCGCTTGCATACATCATTCGGCTAACGCGCCAGTCCATCTCCGAGACAGCCGGTGCTGACTTTGTCCGTACGGCGCGCGCCAAAGGCCTGACCTCCGGATCCGTGATGAACCGCCACATTCTGCGCAACTCCCTGATCCCGGTCGTCACCTTTATCGGAGCTGACCTCGGGGCCCTCATGGGCGGCGCCATTGTCACCGAAGGTATTTTCGGAATCAACGGTGTTGGCGGAATGCTCTGGCAAGGGATCATTCGAGGTGAGCCGTCCTCGGTTGTCTCTGTGACGACCGCCCTCGTGCTTGTCTACATCGTCGCCAACCTTCTAGTCGACTTGCTTTACGCAGTCTTGGACCCAAGGATCCGCTATGCCTAA
- the mgtE gene encoding magnesium transporter, with protein sequence MKFKMFKSRAPEPLSTVPETLREVVAVGTPRALSLWLTDVDHDLMGNQIDDLDAPQAERLTELLTPASARELLESIGDYQAYMFLKKLPLPVAAGLLDTLDADEATQVIELMDEDDRHEVLRAMEYSRSALVRGLLAWPDDSAASRMRPVFLHVGSEATMADAVAVARRDPDSLEEGVFVTEQTSHGQVALGWVSQNAMVLAKRADLVADHMVPADRLQQWSVKPLADQERVVHRVRARDSEVVPVMDGKYILGVITMDSVNEILREETTEDVEMMGGSAPLEVPYMQASPIRLWSKRVVWLLVLFVASMYTSNVMQAFEDVLAAAIALNFFIPLLIGTGGNVGTQITTTLIRAIAADGVRLRDVWGVMWKEFRTGLLIAGTMAIAGLVRAWTLGVGWPITLTVIISLAAIVMWSSMVAAILPLILKRMRLDPAVVSAPMISTIVDGTGLLIYFSVAKLLIPGL encoded by the coding sequence ATGAAATTCAAGATGTTCAAGAGTCGGGCTCCTGAACCACTATCAACTGTGCCCGAAACGCTCAGAGAAGTTGTGGCTGTCGGGACTCCGCGCGCTCTCTCTCTGTGGCTCACTGATGTGGACCACGACCTCATGGGTAATCAGATTGACGACCTCGACGCGCCGCAGGCTGAACGACTCACCGAGTTGCTAACTCCCGCATCGGCCCGCGAGCTCCTAGAGTCCATTGGCGACTACCAGGCGTACATGTTCCTCAAGAAGCTGCCACTGCCGGTCGCTGCGGGGCTCCTCGATACCTTGGATGCGGATGAGGCAACCCAGGTCATTGAGCTCATGGATGAGGATGACCGTCATGAGGTCCTGCGTGCAATGGAGTATTCCCGCTCCGCCCTCGTTCGTGGACTTTTGGCTTGGCCGGATGATTCGGCAGCGTCCCGTATGCGTCCGGTCTTCCTTCATGTCGGTAGCGAGGCGACCATGGCGGACGCAGTAGCGGTGGCACGGAGAGACCCCGATTCTCTCGAAGAGGGCGTCTTCGTGACCGAACAGACCAGCCACGGTCAGGTGGCGCTCGGGTGGGTCTCTCAGAACGCAATGGTTCTTGCGAAACGAGCCGACCTAGTTGCGGACCACATGGTTCCAGCGGACCGCCTGCAGCAGTGGTCGGTGAAACCTCTGGCAGACCAGGAACGGGTTGTTCACCGCGTGCGGGCGCGTGACTCCGAGGTCGTTCCGGTGATGGACGGTAAGTACATACTCGGCGTGATCACCATGGATTCGGTCAATGAGATTCTTCGCGAGGAGACGACCGAGGACGTTGAAATGATGGGTGGGTCCGCACCACTTGAAGTGCCCTACATGCAGGCTTCACCCATCAGGCTGTGGTCAAAGCGCGTCGTGTGGTTGCTGGTGCTCTTTGTTGCCTCCATGTATACCTCCAACGTCATGCAGGCGTTCGAGGACGTTCTGGCGGCGGCGATCGCCCTGAACTTCTTCATTCCGCTCTTAATCGGTACAGGTGGAAACGTCGGAACCCAGATCACCACGACTCTGATCCGTGCAATTGCGGCGGATGGTGTGAGACTACGCGACGTCTGGGGCGTGATGTGGAAGGAGTTCCGGACCGGCCTGCTGATTGCTGGGACCATGGCTATCGCAGGTTTGGTACGCGCGTGGACGCTAGGGGTCGGGTGGCCAATCACGTTGACGGTGATCATTTCCTTGGCAGCGATTGTGATGTGGTCATCTATGGTTGCGGCAATCCTGCCGCTGATTCTCAAGAGGATGCGCCTCGACCCCGCGGTCGTATCGGCCCCGATGATCTCCACCATCGTTGATGGGACGGGGCTCTTGATCTACTTCAGCGTGGCCAAGCTACTGATCCCCGGCCTCTAG
- a CDS encoding ABC transporter permease, with protein MPNSPVPSMGLKKARPGQERYVSPTDETGLGAVDAVADDSAPSSMWGEAWKNLRTRPLFWVALTIITLAVLLSLFPSWFTSQNPKFCELSNSLADPRSGHPFGFDRQGCDIYSRVIYGARASVSVGLFTTIIVTLLGTVIGTLAGYFGGWIDAVMSRLTDIFFAVPLVLAAIVFMQLFKDNRNVWMVVFILSVFGWTSIARIARGAVLSGKNEEYVTAARATGASRWRIVTSHILPNAAAPIIVYATVALGTFIVAEATLSFLGVGLPPDIVSWGGDISRAQAALRTQPMVLFYPAIALGMTVLSFIMMGDAVRDALDPKARKR; from the coding sequence ATGCCTAACTCACCTGTCCCCTCGATGGGCCTGAAAAAAGCGCGGCCCGGCCAAGAACGCTACGTATCTCCGACAGATGAAACCGGCCTGGGAGCCGTCGACGCTGTTGCAGACGATTCCGCACCGTCTTCAATGTGGGGTGAGGCATGGAAGAACCTCCGGACCCGCCCCCTCTTCTGGGTCGCCCTTACGATCATCACCCTCGCGGTGCTGCTCTCACTGTTTCCTTCGTGGTTCACCAGCCAGAACCCCAAGTTCTGCGAACTCTCAAACTCGCTTGCGGACCCCCGCTCCGGACACCCCTTCGGGTTTGACCGCCAGGGCTGTGACATCTACTCACGCGTGATCTATGGGGCACGCGCTTCCGTATCGGTGGGTCTGTTCACGACCATCATCGTCACCCTTCTAGGCACCGTCATCGGCACCCTGGCAGGCTACTTTGGCGGGTGGATTGACGCGGTAATGTCCCGACTAACCGACATCTTCTTCGCGGTTCCACTGGTTCTGGCTGCAATCGTCTTCATGCAGCTCTTCAAGGACAACCGCAACGTGTGGATGGTCGTCTTCATCCTTTCCGTATTTGGCTGGACCTCAATCGCACGTATTGCTCGTGGAGCCGTCCTGTCCGGGAAGAATGAAGAGTACGTTACCGCCGCCCGCGCCACAGGGGCGTCACGCTGGCGTATCGTCACGTCGCACATTCTGCCGAACGCCGCCGCGCCGATCATCGTTTATGCGACCGTCGCCCTCGGAACTTTCATTGTTGCCGAAGCAACCCTGTCGTTCCTTGGTGTTGGCCTCCCACCGGACATCGTCTCTTGGGGTGGCGACATCAGCCGCGCCCAAGCTGCCCTGCGAACTCAGCCGATGGTGCTGTTCTACCCGGCTATCGCATTGGGTATGACTGTCCTTAGCTTCATCATGATGGGCGACGCTGTGCGTGACGCCCTCGACCCGAAGGCACGTAAACGATGA